From Bacteroidota bacterium, a single genomic window includes:
- a CDS encoding HAMP domain-containing histidine kinase, with the protein MNIYSKKRKWKIILFVSAIVIVAISLFYTNTLVNKIAQEERKKVKLWADAIQKKASLVKYTNELFEKIKKEERKKVELWAKGTKMLANPALQIDDLSFIFEVIKNNETVPVILADSKGTVIATRNIDSVLQSNADYLRQEIAIMNALQPPIEIEIYKGQKNYLYYRDSRLFNDLKIVLDDLIKSFISEVAINTASVPVIYTDSTRIQVVAFGNIDSAIVSDNAELQATIKSMEAQNKPIEIELSNNERYYIFYNDSFLLTQLKYYPYFQFLIIGLFLFIAYTLFSTARKAEQNQVWVGMAKETAHQLGTPLSSLLAWVEYLKLKGLDAETIHEIQNDVSRLETITERFSKIGSTPVLDLHNLEAVLSESVDYMKKRTSKNVLFEVKNNVSYDLQVKINKPLFEWVIENLCRNAVDAMDGKGSIYIEVSDQTQFVYIDISDTGKGMPNSKYKTVFEPGYTTKQRGWGLGLSLCKRIIENYHQGKIFVRSSEIGKGTTFRIVLAK; encoded by the coding sequence ATGAATATTTATTCAAAAAAACGTAAGTGGAAAATAATTTTATTTGTTAGCGCTATTGTCATAGTTGCGATCTCTTTATTTTACACCAATACGCTTGTGAATAAGATTGCACAGGAGGAGCGCAAGAAAGTGAAACTTTGGGCAGATGCCATTCAGAAAAAAGCAAGTCTAGTAAAATATACGAACGAATTGTTTGAGAAGATTAAGAAGGAGGAAAGGAAAAAAGTGGAGTTGTGGGCGAAAGGCACTAAAATGCTTGCAAATCCAGCATTGCAAATAGATGACTTAAGTTTTATTTTCGAAGTTATAAAGAACAATGAAACCGTGCCCGTAATATTAGCGGATAGCAAAGGCACTGTTATAGCCACTCGCAATATTGATTCTGTATTGCAGAGCAATGCCGATTATTTGCGCCAAGAAATAGCAATAATGAATGCTTTGCAACCCCCAATAGAAATAGAGATATACAAAGGTCAAAAGAATTATTTGTATTACAGAGATTCACGTTTATTTAATGACTTGAAAATTGTATTAGATGATTTAATTAAATCATTTATCTCGGAAGTTGCTATTAATACGGCCTCTGTTCCGGTTATTTATACCGACTCTACCAGAATACAAGTTGTTGCATTTGGGAATATAGATTCTGCTATTGTTTCTGACAATGCGGAGCTGCAAGCAACTATAAAATCTATGGAGGCTCAGAATAAACCAATAGAGATTGAACTAAGTAATAATGAAAGGTATTATATTTTCTACAACGATTCTTTTTTACTAACTCAATTAAAGTACTATCCTTATTTTCAATTTTTAATTATAGGATTGTTTCTTTTCATAGCTTACACCTTATTTAGTACCGCTCGTAAAGCCGAGCAGAATCAAGTTTGGGTTGGAATGGCCAAGGAAACGGCACATCAGCTTGGTACGCCTCTCTCTTCTTTATTAGCATGGGTTGAATATTTAAAATTGAAAGGATTGGATGCCGAAACTATTCATGAAATACAAAACGATGTGTCGCGACTAGAAACTATTACCGAGCGCTTCTCCAAAATAGGTTCAACCCCGGTTTTAGATTTGCATAACTTGGAGGCGGTATTGTCAGAATCTGTTGATTACATGAAAAAACGCACTTCGAAAAATGTGTTGTTTGAGGTCAAGAATAATGTAAGTTACGATTTGCAAGTAAAAATAAATAAACCATTGTTTGAGTGGGTTATAGAAAATTTATGTAGAAATGCCGTAGATGCAATGGATGGTAAGGGTTCTATTTATATTGAAGTTTCTGACCAAACCCAATTTGTGTATATAGACATTTCTGATACCGGAAAAGGAATGCCAAATTCTAAGTATAAGACAGTTTTTGAGCCAGGTTATACTACTAAACAAAGAGGGTGGGGCTTGGGCCTTTCGCTGTGTAAGCGAATTATCGAAAACTATCATCAAGGTAAAATTTTTGTCAGATCATCTGAAATAGGAAAGGGAACAACATTTAGAATTGTGCTTGCCAAATAA
- the hemW gene encoding radical SAM family heme chaperone HemW, whose translation MSSIYIHIPFCKQACIYCDFHFSTQTNYVDDFVKALVQEIHLRKDYLQNRNIETVYFGGGTPSIISSDHLFRIIEALHHVYKISSTAEITLEANPDDVTEQKLRDWIAVGVNRLSIGTQSFDENDLQLLHRAHNASQAEYCIKQAQDKGITNISIDLIYGLPNSTLQTWDANLRKFIAFQIPHLSAYCLTVEPKTVLAHRVKNNLTQLPTDEKAAAQFIHLLDFCEHNNIIQYEISNFCRPGFISKHNSNYWKNKEYIGLGPSAHSYSGTSRQWNVSNNHLYIKSVVLGKLDFEKEKLAKNDLFNEYVMTSLRTMWGVDRNYIVSQFGNEYESHFAEGIAPFVEGKNVLVKENNYTLTRTGKLIADKIASDLFFTKHENGKYNQV comes from the coding sequence ATGTCATCAATTTATATTCATATTCCTTTTTGTAAGCAAGCGTGCATCTACTGCGACTTTCATTTTTCCACACAAACTAATTATGTAGATGATTTTGTAAAGGCGTTAGTGCAGGAAATTCATTTGCGCAAAGATTATCTTCAAAATAGAAATATTGAAACAGTTTATTTTGGCGGAGGAACTCCCTCTATTATTAGCTCTGACCATTTGTTTAGAATTATCGAGGCGCTTCACCACGTATATAAAATTAGCTCTACTGCCGAAATTACACTAGAGGCTAATCCGGATGATGTAACAGAGCAAAAGCTACGAGATTGGATAGCAGTGGGAGTTAATCGGCTTAGTATTGGTACGCAATCGTTTGATGAAAATGATTTGCAATTGCTCCATAGAGCCCATAATGCCAGTCAAGCGGAATATTGCATTAAACAAGCACAAGATAAAGGAATAACAAATATCAGTATTGATTTGATATACGGATTGCCGAATTCTACCTTGCAAACGTGGGATGCAAATTTGAGAAAGTTTATAGCATTTCAAATCCCTCATTTATCTGCATATTGTTTAACGGTAGAGCCAAAGACTGTTTTAGCGCATCGTGTAAAAAATAATTTAACCCAATTGCCAACGGACGAAAAGGCTGCCGCTCAATTTATACACCTACTTGATTTTTGTGAGCACAACAATATAATTCAATACGAGATTTCTAATTTTTGTAGGCCCGGTTTTATTTCCAAGCACAATAGCAACTATTGGAAGAACAAAGAATATATAGGCTTAGGGCCATCGGCACATTCTTATAGTGGAACAAGCAGACAATGGAATGTATCAAACAATCATTTGTATATAAAGTCTGTTGTTTTGGGTAAGCTTGATTTTGAAAAGGAAAAATTGGCAAAAAACGATTTGTTTAATGAGTATGTAATGACATCGTTGCGCACAATGTGGGGTGTGGATAGAAATTATATTGTGTCTCAGTTTGGCAATGAGTATGAGAGCCATTTTGCAGAAGGAATTGCTCCTTTTGTAGAAGGAAAGAACGTGCTAGTAAAAGAAAATAATTATACGTTAACAAGAACCGGAAAATTAATAGCAGATAAAATTGCTTCCGATTTATTTTTTACAAAACATGAAAATGGAAAGTACAATCAAGTATAA